From a single Candidatus Bathyarchaeia archaeon genomic region:
- a CDS encoding YbhB/YbcL family Raf kinase inhibitor-like protein, whose translation MDDDLYMPGHAPMACSAKNSPLKFGASASNSGSENFTLRSDDFENNGRIPPRFTCDGEDVSPHLAWSNPPTGVKSYALSVVDPDAPGGTFIHWLVYNIPVQCAEIERGRLPPGAVEVENDFGRRGYGGPCPPYGTHRYIFTLHALNVERLEGVMRRNFFQKVGEKTIAKATLTGLYSRR comes from the coding sequence ATGGATGATGATTTATACATGCCTGGCCATGCTCCAATGGCTTGCTCCGCAAAAAACAGTCCTTTAAAGTTTGGAGCCTCGGCGTCCAATTCGGGCTCCGAAAACTTCACTTTGAGAAGCGACGACTTTGAGAATAACGGTAGGATTCCGCCAAGGTTTACGTGCGACGGTGAGGATGTTTCACCTCACCTGGCTTGGTCTAATCCACCAACCGGGGTGAAAAGCTACGCGTTAAGCGTTGTCGACCCAGACGCCCCCGGTGGGACCTTCATCCACTGGTTGGTATACAATATTCCAGTTCAATGCGCGGAGATCGAGAGGGGAAGACTTCCACCCGGTGCTGTAGAAGTGGAAAATGATTTTGGTAGAAGAGGCTACGGAGGCCCCTGCCCCCCATACGGAACCCATAGATACATATTTACGCTTCACGCTTTGAACGTCGAACGCTTGGAGGGGGTTATGAGGAGAAACTTCTTTCAGAAGGTTGGCGAGAAAACCATCGCCAAGGCAACCTTGACGGGACTATACTCCAGGCGATAG
- a CDS encoding TatD family hydrolase, which produces MILLVADAHAHLADMDRVEEVIQRAAEAGVCAIASMGVGLQSNVETMRIAEKQWASAIKVFPCLGLHPWGLVEEDVEPALTYIREHVGRAAGLGEVGLDYWLKEVKKDPSRKSLQRFAFEEALKMAKEYDKPITIHGRGAWEECYSLAVSMGVRKAIFHWYTGSIALLKQVLDEGYYVSATPALAYSKDHRAAIQEASLENLLIETDAPVKYGLEASEPKDVLKTLVEVSKLKGVEMEQVADKTLTNFSRLYQSSR; this is translated from the coding sequence ATAATCCTTCTGGTCGCCGACGCCCACGCGCATTTGGCGGATATGGATAGAGTGGAGGAGGTGATTCAAAGGGCCGCTGAAGCCGGAGTATGCGCCATCGCCTCCATGGGCGTCGGACTTCAATCCAACGTCGAGACGATGCGGATAGCTGAAAAACAATGGGCTTCCGCTATAAAGGTCTTCCCATGCTTAGGGCTGCACCCCTGGGGCCTCGTAGAGGAAGACGTTGAACCCGCACTCACATATATTCGGGAGCATGTTGGAAGGGCCGCGGGGCTGGGCGAAGTGGGTTTAGATTACTGGCTCAAGGAGGTGAAGAAGGATCCAAGCAGGAAGAGTTTACAGCGATTCGCCTTCGAGGAAGCCCTTAAAATGGCCAAGGAATACGACAAACCCATCACCATTCATGGGAGGGGAGCATGGGAGGAATGCTACAGCCTCGCCGTCAGTATGGGGGTAAGGAAAGCGATATTTCACTGGTATACTGGTTCCATCGCGCTCCTTAAACAGGTCCTCGACGAAGGCTATTACGTGTCAGCTACGCCCGCCTTAGCTTACAGCAAGGATCATAGGGCAGCCATCCAGGAGGCATCCTTGGAGAACCTGCTGATTGAAACAGACGCCCCTGTCAAATATGGATTGGAGGCTTCGGAGCCAAAAGACGTCCTTAAAACCCTAGTAGAAGTTTCCAAGTTGAAGGGCGTTGAAATGGAACAAGTAGCTGATAAGACCCTCACAAACTTTTCACGCCTATATCAATCCTCTAGGTGA
- a CDS encoding NADH-quinone oxidoreductase subunit M — protein MDELGLILQSLIVPAATSPFVLWLGRDLRHRAGWIVFGAMMYPTIIYGYISIGIYLGFLGEGLTAVYPWAPLLDRFTLLADGFSSPIAFLISLLSALIALYSIDYMEGSENLESYYALYLLYAVGMVGTVVSTNLVAFFLFFELMLIPSWALIAVWGTGRKEAIAFKYFMYTEAGALSLLAGVLLTKYASGTFEIFQVADRLKAGPPGFTTLIVSLILLGLLVKMAIFPLHNWLPDAHAEAPTPISALLSPAMIGIGGYAAIRITYTAFPVVMKDSRFTTTLLGLAVTTMFYGGLMALAQKDLKRLLAFSSISQMGYLLLGAASVSTLGLTGAGVLYLSHGLAKAILFMVSGVFMHSFHTRLIDDLGGLAGKMPYTATATLIAFLSLAGVPPLVGFWGEVFVFAGSMKTALTSMLAPNITQVWLISLAVISSIITAGYGLWAFRRMFFGELKPSLRISGPEAPALMLAPIIVLAFITVLLGIYPTTISQVMGQLFSNLKLPP, from the coding sequence ATGGATGAGTTGGGGTTAATTCTGCAAAGCCTAATCGTGCCCGCCGCCACGTCGCCTTTCGTCCTATGGTTGGGCCGGGATTTAAGGCATAGGGCGGGTTGGATCGTGTTCGGGGCGATGATGTACCCCACCATCATTTACGGGTACATTTCCATCGGCATCTATCTAGGCTTCCTAGGAGAGGGTTTAACCGCCGTCTATCCTTGGGCTCCTCTCTTAGACAGGTTCACGTTGCTGGCGGATGGGTTCAGCTCCCCCATAGCCTTCCTCATATCCCTGCTCTCCGCTCTGATAGCCTTATACTCTATCGACTACATGGAGGGCTCTGAAAACTTAGAGTCATATTACGCGCTGTACCTTCTGTACGCTGTGGGGATGGTTGGAACCGTGGTTTCAACCAACCTGGTAGCCTTCTTCCTGTTCTTCGAGCTGATGCTAATCCCCTCGTGGGCTTTGATCGCGGTGTGGGGAACCGGGAGAAAGGAGGCCATCGCATTCAAATACTTCATGTACACTGAGGCTGGAGCTCTGTCCCTTCTCGCCGGTGTGTTGCTCACCAAATATGCTTCAGGGACCTTTGAAATCTTCCAAGTCGCGGATCGCTTAAAGGCAGGTCCCCCGGGCTTCACCACCCTAATCGTATCCCTCATCCTCCTTGGATTGCTTGTGAAGATGGCGATATTCCCGCTTCACAACTGGCTTCCCGACGCCCACGCGGAGGCGCCGACTCCCATCAGCGCCCTGCTTTCACCCGCCATGATCGGAATTGGGGGATACGCGGCCATTCGAATCACGTACACCGCCTTTCCCGTGGTGATGAAGGACTCACGCTTCACAACCACCCTGTTGGGGTTAGCTGTCACCACCATGTTCTATGGGGGACTCATGGCCCTCGCCCAGAAGGACCTAAAGCGCTTATTGGCTTTCTCAAGCATCAGCCAGATGGGTTACCTCCTCTTAGGGGCGGCGTCCGTCTCCACATTGGGGCTAACGGGCGCCGGAGTACTATACTTGAGCCATGGGTTGGCCAAAGCGATTCTCTTCATGGTTTCCGGGGTCTTCATGCACAGCTTCCACACCCGGCTCATCGATGACCTAGGAGGGTTAGCGGGGAAGATGCCATACACGGCCACAGCCACCCTCATCGCCTTCCTCAGCCTGGCGGGCGTGCCACCTCTCGTAGGATTCTGGGGAGAGGTTTTCGTGTTCGCCGGCTCGATGAAAACGGCGTTAACCTCCATGCTCGCTCCCAACATAACCCAGGTTTGGCTTATCTCCCTAGCGGTAATATCCTCCATCATCACAGCTGGATACGGTTTATGGGCCTTCCGGAGAATGTTCTTCGGAGAGCTGAAGCCAAGCTTAAGAATCAGCGGACCAGAAGCCCCGGCGCTGATGCTGGCCCCTATCATTGTCTTGGCGTTCATCACCGTTTTGCTGGGAATATACCCGACTACGATAAGCCAGGTGATGGGTCAACTATTCTCCAACCTCAAACTCCCACCCTAA